The stretch of DNA aagagtttcgctcgagcactacgtcgagcgaacctctctaaaAGAGTTTTGCTCGAGCcgtgttgagcacacttcaatccTTTTCATGTTCCACCgcttcaacacttgttacaacataCTTTTACATAgattttcacaagaatatgccaaccaactaatttttccctcaacaatctccccctttggcattTATGCgacaaaacctctaacctaTACATAGGACCTAATCCTGACACACCCCAAACAGGGTTCCCAGATTCAAGCATAGTCTTGAACACGTTGAGATATTTCTGCAAACACTTAGCAAATGGTTAAATGTACCAacaaaaatatgcaagaaatattcTCATAAGTATAATCAATGTCTGTTTGcaaatcacaaaccaaaataCATGTATAGACATAACAAgtgaaattttcataaaaaccatttcattaagcAATTAATTAGACATTGAGTTCAATTAGACAAACAACAGCAGCACAAGcagcatgtgatacaaaaacaaaagctgctCCCCCACAAAATAATGTGTTACTAACACCTATCCCCCTTCTCCCTTTCTTGCTACTCCCCCTGCATCTATACCACTCCCCCTGAATTTATActactccccctttttgtcacaaTAGGCCAAGGGTCTCAATTATCACTATCACTATGACtgccaccatcatcatcatcatcgaggCGCTCCTCCATGTCGTTGAAGTGTTGAGTCACAAGCTGCTGAAGGCTATCAACACGAGCATCAAGGCGATCAAAATGGGCCTCAAGATGGGCTAGGTACTAAAGGATCGTCTGCAAGCTGGGCTCGGTTGATCCTGGTGCCAAAGGGAATGGTGCTGAGCTAGAAGGATGAGAACTGGATGGCCGAGAGCTCGATGGCTAAAAGGAGGGTGCAGGAGGATGCTCAACACTTAGAGGATGAGAGGTAATGTGAGCATGACTAAGCTGCATGGTCTTATGACCAATAGGAGCCTTAAGAGGGATTCTAGGCTCATGGGGAAGAATCGCAACTGACTGAGAGAGGGCTAACCGAGTGATGAGGCAAGCAAATGGCAATCCAGTCCGTACTTTCATGGAATGAAAGGCCTCAAGCAAGACCCGGCAAAAAGATGACTCCCCAGATCAATGGAGACATCATTGATCAGTGCATACAGAAGAGTGGCGCGGTCAAGACCCACATCACTCTGATGACTAGTAGGATACAGATTTGTAAGGACAATCCTATTAAGAATGAGATATTCAAGTGGAAATCTCACTGTTAGAAGTGGTGACTTACCATTCCAAAAACGAGTCCCACCATACAGACATCTAGAAATGACTAGCAGACTAAGAGGAGATGTCCGTGAATAGGGATACACTGGATTTGCCACACATGGAGCGTCTAGTAGGGCCGCTAACATGCCAGAGTCACTTGGAAGAGGATGTTCCGGAGACTAACCTCGAAAAAGCCATCTTCAGAGATGGCATGAATATTGGAGTAAAACTCCCGAACCAACTCCACAGAAGGAGTGGGATGACCAGTGGTCAAGGCTTGCCACTGGCGAGACTCAAAATACAGGGAATAATAGTCTCAGTAGGCTCACCGAGGGAGACTATACGCTCGATAATAGGAGAATGGTGAGAGAAGTTCTGAGTATAAAACGCTTGTGCCCGAGCATTGTGGAAATGTGCTTGAGCGGGGGCAGGAGGATTTTGGCGTGGACGAACACGTCAAGACATGACTTTGGCTGTGGACAGAATCAGTGACCGTTAGACAAGGCTAAAGGTATTGTGAAGATCCGATATATGCATGTCTAAAATGCCCAATTCATAATCCAATGCACATGCCTAATGTAAACCAATGTATGCCAATGCACATGCCCAATGTAAACCAATGTATACTTTGCCAAACTTGGGTTTTAGAAACCCATTTATGCAGAACCCACTATGCAATGCTAATGAAGAAATGAATTCATAGCCCCATGCTTCATTTCACAAACCCATTTGGCATTTCATCGAGCACTTCAAGTGCAACTAAGCCAAGGTTGGGTTTTAAACCCAATGGCCCTCCCATATACAAACACAATTAAATTTCATGCCAAACACTATCCCAACACTAGGATAGACATATAATGAACGTGAGAACAATGCTATGCCAATGCATaatgaaaaagagaaagcaAACACCATTGAGGCATTTCACCGAGCACTTGGAGTGcatccaaacaaaaaccaaattcaAAACTTCATGGGAGTTCCATGAACCTCCTAAATACAAGAGTGAGAGAATCATTCTCTACACCCAAATCACAAACCACCAAACACCCTAAATCATTCTCTCTATTAAGAAAACCAAATCAAAATGTCCAAATGCAACAAACCCAAATGGGAAAATAAACAAACCCTAATGCCGAAATTAGGAAAATAAACACAAATAGGAGAAGCTTACCGTGATTAGGATGAgatttcttgagagaaatcAAGTGTAAAGCACACGGAATAAAGAGGAGAAGGAAATGCACTAAGAGGGGAGAGAAAATGGCGCAAGAAATGAAACGGGTCtgggggaaaagaaaatgacgTGGGCCTTTTTTAAGTCATTTTCGCTCTAGCGGAATTTAAGTTTCGCTCTAGCGATGTCCccagaattttcaaaataatacatACTTTTTCATTAAGTGATTCTAGTATTAATGAAGTCAATTTGAAAGCCTTAAAATCACATCCAATGTAAAAGagcatcatattatcacaatttACGCAAGTACTAAAAACAGAGTATCACAAGTAAGATGAACATGCGTGTTTTGTGAATCCCAACTCAATCAAGAAGTTTCAACCAAAAGATGTGAGTGGGGTTGGGCTGAAACATGAAACCATAAGTGCTTGGGAAACCTTTCTATGATATACAAAGTAAAAGCTAATATTACTAGGACCTAAATACTTCTGTTTGAATTCCTATATCAAATTGGCCTATCAAGTAATATgacccattttttttcttcttcttccttccttcctttatttatttattttattttatttatttatagatagaGAATTTTAACAGAaggaattttaatatataatcatgagGTCATATAGCCCGTGGTCAATTCTGCATACATGTAGAGCTCGCTTACACCTTTAATTGCCTCCCCAAGAACTCACAAGTGGCTAAATAACAATTGATTGAGCTAGAAGTGTCGTGTGTGATGCAGGTCACAAATTACAAATAGTACACATGTTTTAAACCTTTGTAACTTATAAAGGTACAtgatacaattttcaaaagacatatgtacctaaaattttcaaaattgacatCACTAACACTCTTTATCACACACAAGTGCACGCTATGTATATCCAACAGACAAGAAAAACTTTAACAGAGGAGAATAGCaagaggaaaggaaaaataaacaaaacaaacaaaaagagaatGCATGTAATGCATGTGATGCATGTTCCAGCCCTCAGCCTTTCTAAGTAATTCAAATCGAAGCCCATCCAAGGGGTTGGTAAAAAGGTCGGCTAGTTGGTGGTCAGTGGGAATGTACTCAAGAGTCACAACATGTGTTTCTACAAGTTTCCGAATAAGATGATGCCTAATGTCAATGTACTTGGTCCTAGAGTGTTGGACAggattttttgaaatgtttatgGCACTGGTATTGTCACAATAAATGCTCATCATACCTTAAGTAACGCCATAGTCACATAGCATTTGCTTCCTCCACAACAATTGCGTGCAATAGCTCCCTGCAACAATGTATTCAGCCTCAGCCATGGATAGGGATATGGAGTTTTGCTTCTTGGTCATCCAGGCAACAAGGTTCATGCTGACATAGAAACACCCACCAGAAGTGCTTTTCCTATCATCTGCATTACCTGTCCAATCAACATCTGAATAGCCTGCAAGCTCAGTACTAAAGTCTCTAGAATACCAGATCCCATAATTGACTGTCTCATTCACATAGCGAAGTATGCGTTTGACAGCTACCAAATGTGATTCTTTGGGATTGACTTGAAATCTAGCACAAACCCCAACACTAAAAGTGATGTCTGGTCTACTTGCAGTATGATACAGTAGACTCCTAATCATGCTCCTATACAAGGATTGCTCAACATTCTTGCCTGACCCATTAGTGCTAAGCTTAACACTGGTGCTCATAGGGGTTCTGGCATGACTTTTCCCATctaatccaaatttttttatcaactcaTTTGCATATTTAGATTGGGATATAAACAACCCACCATCTAACTATTTCACCTGGAGTCCTAAGAAAAAGGTTAGTTCACCTACCATGCTcctttcaaattcatttttcatttctttagcAAATTCAAGAGCCAGAGCGCCAATAGATGATCCAAATACAATGTCATCCACTTAGATTTGAGCAACTGTTATGTCTTCTCCAACTTTTCTGATGATCAGTGTCCTGTCAACAATTCATCTCAGAAAATTGTGATCTTCTAGATATGAAGTTAGCCTCTCATACCAAACtctaggagcttgtttcagACCATATAAGGCTTTCTTCAACCTATAGACATCATTAGGATATTTTGGATCATTGAAGCCTTTGGTTGTTCAATGTACACTTCTTCTTGGAGGATCCCATTCAGAAAGGCACTCTctcttgacatccatttgatacaACTTAAAACACATGTGGCAAGCAATGCTTAAAAATATCCGGATTGATTCAAGTCTGGTAACCGGTGCAAAGGTCTTGTCAAAGTCTATTCCTTCCATATGGGCATACCCTTGAGCAACTAATCTTGCTTTATTTTGCACTATTGTACCATTCTCATTTGACTTATTCTTAAAGATCGATTTAGTGCCCACCCCATTATGATTCTCTGGTCTTGGCACCAAATACCACACATTGTTCCTCACAAATTGGTTTATTTCTTCATGCATAGCATTCAAccaattttcatcatttaaaacttcTTCGACTCTTTTTGGTTCAATTTGTGAGATGTAGCTTGAGTGAACCAATTGATTTATCACTTTCCTCCTCAGCCTCATCCCTTCATCTATGtttcctatgatgttatcctgAGGATGATTTAACTTCACTCTCGAAAAAGGCTCCTTTTGGTTACTCACTTTTTCATTTCAAGAGGTCTCTAAGTTCTCATTTAGTGCACCAAAATCTTCTTGTCCAGTTTCACTCGGTGAGTGAGTTGGCTCTTACTTGTTCAATTCCTCTCTAGGAGCATCATTCACCACCACATTTATGGACTCCATGACGGTTTGGCTGCGTAGATTGTAACTCCTATAAGCACGATTGTTTTTGGAATATCCAAGAAAGATTCCCTCATTACTCTTAGGGTCAAACTTAGCTAAAATTTTCCTATCTCTCAAAATGTAACATTTACTTCCGAACACCCTGAAGTATTTCACATTGGGTTTCTTTCATTTCCACAGCTCATATGGTGTTTTGGAAGTGCTTGGTCGTGGATAGATTCTATTCACAATATGACATGCTGTGTTCACAGCTTCTCCCCAGAAGTGAGTAGGTACATTTTTACTGTGTATCATGACTCGTGCCATTTCTTGAATAACTCTGTTCTTCCgaccactccattttgttgtggagtgatAGGAGCAGAAAATTCTTGATTGATACCTTCTTCATCCCAGAAACTCTCAAGATTTGAAttttcaatctctcttccaTGATCACCCTTAATTTTGACTATTGCTTTCCCTTGCTCATTCTGAAGTTTCTTGCACAAAGTTCTAATCACGTGAGGAGCTTCACCTTTTTCTATCAGAAATTCTACCCAGGAGTATCTGGTGAAATCATCTACCATTAccagtatgtatttttttccccCCAGGCTCTCAGTTCTAGAGGGTCCCATAAGATCAATGTGCAACAACTCTAATGGTCATTCGGCCAGGATAGCCGTTATGTTATTGTGAGCTGTTCTAACTTGTTTTCCCATTTGACATGATCCACACACATGAGTCTCCACTTTACCCAACTCAGGCAATCCTACCACCATCTCTTTCTTGGCAATCTTAAACAGATTTTTGTGATTCACATGTCCAAATCTTTGATGCCTAAGGTCAGTAGCCTCACTCATAGCACTATTGCAACTGTACTGAGGTCTAGGGGTGATGCCATAAGAATTATCAGATGTCCTCGTTCCCTGCATTATGCAATTTCCATTTTATCTGAAACAATgcacatttcttttgaaaaacgGACTCTAGCACCATTATCACACATTTGGCTTATACTGAGGAGATTTGCTTTTAACCCATCAACAAAAGGACTTCTCTTAAGACAGGCAGTCCAGGTATTTCAATTTCACCCCTCCCAATTATATCACAGCTTTTCCACCATCTCCAAATGTTACTATTCCACACTTGTACTCTTCAACCGTTTTAAATGAGCTTCTATCACTTCACATGTGACGAGAACATCTGCTATCAAGGTACCACATATAGGTGTCTCTGGTCTTTAGAGCAATGTGTGCCACATGGCACGtgtttctttctccatttttgACCCATGCGTTTCTAACTTTTGGAGAGCTGCCCTTTTTACTAGTCGATAGTTGGTCTACCTTGACATTAAACATCTCATTTTGTCTAGTTATGGCCCTGAATTGACTCCAAAGATTCAAATGCCCTCTTCTTGATTCGCTATTTCCATTTCTCATGGGATTCCTTCTAAGCTCATAGCAGTTTGGTCGACTGTGACCAGCCTTACCATAATTATGGCACACGTAGTTCTCTTTGCGATCTCTTTGCCCCCTGAAAGATGAGATGGTGTATTATCATACATAGTGTATCTCTTCAATTTGAAACAGTCCGCTACAACATGACTAGTCTTACCACAGTGGTGGCAAACAGGGCTTGTATTTCGAGCTATTGACTTCTCGTGAGACGGAACACCCATTTTTACATGTGAGGATTTCTTACCCTTGTCTGATGGGTTAGCATTCCCATTTGTAGTTGATTCATGAACAAAAACAGTTTTCCTCCCATTTTTATAGGAGACTTTTGAGGTAGTAGTTGCATCAGATTTCTTTGCATCATATCCTAGCCCACTCTTGTCACTAGGAGGCTTTCCTGACCTCAGTATTTCAGCTAGCTTTTATTTCCCAGTGTACAAAGATTTCAGTTTATCCTTCAGCAAAATCATCTCACtttcttgattttttaattCCTCTTCCAGAGAAACATTCCTCATTTTCAACCGGTCAACTAGACCAATGGCTTCATTTAACTTGCCTTGAAGCCCTTCATTTCTCGTTTGCTGAAGTCTATCTCCTCAATGTGCACTTTGTTGAGTTTTCTCCATTTAACACATTCCTTGTATAACTTCTCGTAGACTTCTTGCAACTGATCTTCATACCCAGATTCATTTCTGGATATGCTCCCATCATCAAACACTTGTTCACTGCATTGAATTTTGTTGCTAACAGAGGTAGTGAAGGCCATGTAGTTGAGATTTCTTTTTGGAGAATAGTTCTCAGACGAGTCACTTGACTCTGACTCACTCTCATTTAGGGATGCAATCTTAGCTCTTTCTTTTGCCATTTGGTAATTTGCACATTCCAAGCGAATGTGTCCAAATCCATGACATTCATGACACTGCACCCTTGTTGTACCTTGTCTTTATTTGCTCTAGTGTACTTAGTGCTTCTCTCCTTGTTCCTGAACTTGAGCCTGTGTtatatctttcaaatttttcttctcTGGCCTCTGGTTCTTGTTATTTCTAGCCATAAACATtttcctgaacttcttagcataGAATGCTATTTCTCTGTCACTCATAGCCGACTCATCGGATGACTCATTTGACTCCTCTCTAATGGTATTGAGAGCTATGGACTTGTGTTTCTTATCCACATGAAGAGTATGTTCATATGTTTGTTGAGAGCCCACCAACTCTTCAATTCTCGTAGTGTCCAAATCTTTGCTTTCTTCAATAGCAGTAACTTTAGGGCGAAACCTCTCAGGAAGAGATTTGAGGACTTTTCTCACAATTCTGTTCTCAGGAATTCTGTACCCtaaattaaaacaagaattgAAAATCTCATTTAGTTTGGCATAGAAGGCATCAAATGTTTCAGCATCCTTCATTCTAAGTTCTTTGAAACTCGGGGTCAGCATCTGAAGCTTAGAATTCTTTATAGCCTTGGTACCTTCATGGGTAACCTCAAGAATGTCCCAAGCTTCTTTGAAATTTTCACACATGGAGATTCGCTTGAACTTCTCCTAGTACACAGCCATGAAAACCGCATTCAGGCCTTTGCTATTCCAACCACACTCATTTATTTAATCCCTAGAGTAATTATCCACACTTTTGGGGGTTTAAACTCCCTCAATGATAGCAACTGGTTCTCTCCatcattttgttatgaaaaccCACACTCGTTCATCCACAGACTTTAGGAACGCTCTAATTCGAACTTTCAAATAAACGTAgttgtttccatcaaaatatGGTGGTGATGTGAGAGATTGAGACTTATACATTTAAACCACTACAGCAGGATCACACTCAAGAACTGAATCCTGGCGGAGTGaacttgctctgataccaactgaaaaagcagtggttctaccaatcattacacctagaggggggtgaataggtgtaatCCAATTTTGATGGTCATTTCAAAGTTATAGTCAAACAAACAATTAATCAATGAatcaaataacacaaataatcaacacagtgattttggtcacgaagtggaaactcatttgaagaacgtcttcaaattctaaaaccactccgggtgtaagacACCACATAAAATCCACTGTAGAAAAGGtttgttacaaccaatttagagacactcacaaaacctttgtagtagctaaacttggcttgcaacaccaCAAGTGACCCATTCGATCTCTACAAGCATGTAGTGCCAGAACTCCGACCTTTCTATAGTTTCctacgagaacctctcgatctctgcatcaacagtaGCTTCAGACTCTTTCGGCCAATCAACACGTCCACTTTAATGGACTTAAATAAGGcttgatcttgagtgtggtgtgATGGAGATGTGTTTGTCTAAGAGAGATTCACATTGTGGGGAAAAGTTTCTCTCTATGGCTCTTGGAAGCAACTAGGGtatttgctctatttttccACACCAAAGAACAGAAACAAgctgttctatttatagtccctGTTGATCACGACACTCAAAACCCTGGATTTTAAGTTGTCTTAAGcattggcttgagcgaagtgtcaagcgcaagtcgagcgcacattGTGTTTCAGAAATTGCTCAAGCGACATGTCTAGCgtacatcgagcgaacctctctggaagagttctgctcaagccgtgttgagcacacttcaatccTTTTCATGTTCCAGCGCTTCAACACTTATTACAACATAATTTgacataggttttcacaagaatatgccaaccgactaatttttccctcaacactatattcattaatttcttagCACTTGATTAGTTAAGAAACGTGGATCAAACCAATTCCTTGGCTAAAtctcccaattttattaattatactattaaattatcaaaaacttTGTGTAGTTTTGCATATTCCTTATGCACTCCACTGATGTGATTGGctgcatcactttttttttaatataaaataattgttttggcCAATCATATGATCAGTGGAGTGTGCAAATGGTACGCAAAAGTGATGGTATGATTAGTGATGTGTAAGATTTGACTTGTAGTAtttagattttgttatttttcttttaaataaatttatatcatGTAAACACTTTATTAAGTATATTACACACACcagcttataaatagaatttttcattcaataatattactaaaaagtaataaaacaaaatgcaacacaaaaaacattatattataaacaaaaaataatgagaaaaaacGATGGGTGGCATACCATGCGAATTGGTTTCCAACAAGGAAACTTTGTTACTGGAGTCCATTATGTTGAGTAATTCGCTCTAAGCAGCTTCTAATTAATTACATGATTCGGCTGCAAGAAAAGCCGGCTGGCCACCTCTCTGATccctaggggtgtaaccggtctggtttggttcggttttggacatattttagaacaaaCCAGTATACActgatttttagatttgaagaaCCGATACTGCACCGGTTATACCCCTAAACCGGTATTTTCGATTTTACCAGTTCCAATCTGGTTTGGTCCAATTTTtctattatgttatatatatagtatgtatataatatgcaaTATACATTATAGtatgtaataatataatgataatatattataatatagtgatatatttattatagtatattataatctATAACgatattgtattagtataactactaatactaaagactatagttatttatataggattttaaaatttaatgttattttaatttgtaatttagcatataatacaagattattttatatatattagatataaaaattatatatgacataaaaattcatataaaataatttatataatataacaaattgaaatatacatatatttatatgaaccggtccggtccggtacGGTTTAGTTTggtgttagaaaaaggaaaataggaACAAGACCGATTCCAATTGGTTTTGAAGAAAATAGATCCGTTACTGGACCAAACCGTTTTAGAACCAGACCGAGCTCACTAGTTGGTTTTGGTTGTGCCCAGTTTACCAGTTCACCATTTTTTTTGTACCCCTACTGATCATCACAACTCTTTATAAATAGGAGGCATGTACAGAGACCAAAACCTAGCAGTGGAGTTTGTGGGAGACATTAAAGgtaagtaaatatatatttcaaagaGAACAATGGCAAAGTACTCTAGCAAGCCGACAACAACAGTTATTAATTATAACATAGTCATGATGCTCTCTCTTCTCCTCATCTCCTCCTCTATTGTTGAAAGTTGATCATGTAAGACCATTTCTATATATGAGAAGTATTACAGTGTGGCGCTCCCAACCCATGCTATgtatactag from Juglans regia cultivar Chandler chromosome 4, Walnut 2.0, whole genome shotgun sequence encodes:
- the LOC108987274 gene encoding secreted RxLR effector protein 161-like, whose amino-acid sequence is MSTSVKLSTNGSGKNVEQSLYRSMIRSLLYHTASRPDITFSVGVCARFQVNPKESHLVAVKRILRYVNETVNYGIWYSRDFSTELAGYSDVDWTGNADDRKSTSGGCFYVSMNLVAWMTKKQNSISLSMAEAEYIVAGSYCTQLLWRKQMLCDYGVT